From Pandoraea vervacti, the proteins below share one genomic window:
- a CDS encoding cache domain-containing protein — MNLRQKFFVLSLLPVALAMIAIALAVRHQGNELSRAQHEAVETTSLANKRAELLHYVGLARNAIEPLYNGPDTPAAREAALATLARMEFGKDGYFFVYDLDGRSLMHPRQPELVGHNLWSLKDESGAPTIQRLIAAARGGGGYVQYAWEKPSLQQMTPKLGYVIALPRWNWMIGTGIYLDDVQTTLRASDERAQSNIDRTLIWITLIASSCLAIVGLCGLVVNITELKTADAKLRQLARQVVESQELERSRISRELHDGISQLLVSVKLLLESASMRLPGSPAAASTTLGVAIERLNGTLGEVRRISQALRPAMLDDLGLAAAIDQLAREFGSHAGLPVEMNVEGEAPALDDNIKTMLYRIAQEALTNIERHAHASRVSILLIFKSDGIHLSIADDGRGFDVTDVHHDPRHGIGLRNMRERLDAVGGALGIQSWPGLTTISAWVPLTQAAVKAVLRATSRK, encoded by the coding sequence ATGAATCTCCGACAGAAATTTTTCGTCCTCTCGCTGCTGCCGGTCGCATTGGCGATGATCGCCATCGCGCTTGCCGTACGACATCAAGGTAACGAGCTTTCGCGCGCGCAGCACGAAGCCGTAGAGACCACATCGCTGGCCAACAAGCGGGCCGAGCTGCTGCATTACGTCGGCCTCGCGCGCAACGCCATCGAACCGCTGTACAACGGTCCCGACACACCCGCCGCCCGTGAAGCGGCGCTCGCCACCCTCGCGCGCATGGAGTTCGGCAAGGACGGCTACTTCTTCGTCTACGATCTCGACGGTCGCAGCCTCATGCACCCGCGACAGCCCGAACTCGTTGGCCACAATCTGTGGTCCCTCAAGGACGAATCTGGCGCGCCCACCATTCAGCGTCTGATCGCCGCGGCGCGCGGTGGTGGCGGCTACGTCCAGTACGCCTGGGAGAAGCCATCGCTTCAGCAGATGACGCCGAAGCTCGGCTACGTTATCGCGCTTCCCCGCTGGAACTGGATGATCGGCACGGGCATTTATCTCGACGACGTGCAAACGACGCTGCGCGCCTCCGACGAGCGCGCCCAGTCGAACATCGACCGCACACTGATATGGATCACGCTCATCGCCTCGTCCTGCCTGGCCATCGTTGGCCTGTGCGGACTGGTCGTGAACATTACCGAGCTCAAGACAGCCGACGCGAAGCTGCGTCAGCTGGCCCGACAGGTGGTCGAGTCGCAGGAACTGGAGCGGTCACGCATCTCGCGCGAATTGCACGACGGCATCAGTCAGCTCCTCGTATCCGTCAAGCTGCTGCTCGAATCCGCGTCGATGCGTCTGCCGGGCTCACCGGCTGCCGCCAGCACCACCCTGGGCGTCGCCATCGAGCGCCTGAACGGCACGCTCGGCGAAGTGCGACGCATCTCGCAGGCATTGCGCCCGGCCATGCTCGATGATCTGGGCCTCGCCGCGGCCATCGATCAACTCGCACGGGAATTCGGCTCGCACGCCGGCCTGCCGGTCGAGATGAATGTCGAAGGCGAGGCTCCGGCGCTCGACGACAACATCAAGACGATGCTCTATCGCATTGCTCAGGAAGCCCTCACGAACATCGAGCGCCATGCGCATGCCTCGCGCGTGTCCATTCTGCTCATTTTCAAATCCGACGGCATTCACCTGTCGATCGCCGACGACGGACGGGGGTTCGATGTCACCGACGTGCATCACGACCCGCGCCACGGGATTGGCTTGCGCAACATGCGCGAACGTCTCGACGCCGTGGGTGGCGCACTCGGCATTCAATCGTGGCCCGGCCTCACGACCATCAGTGCGTGGGTGCCGCTCACCCAAGCCGCCGTGAAAGCGGTGCTTCGCGCAACTTCCCGCAAATGA